In Nitrososphaerales archaeon, a single window of DNA contains:
- a CDS encoding nuclear transport factor 2 family protein — protein MVETDEEIVKKLVYRSFEIGKSKDLQAIQSLHYNDKRFSKFNETPPYMRMDYNETCMYEELYFANVSDYDFKIEDLRVDMFNEMAIATFIVEHTGMLVDDYSFTGRTMSIRSRATMVLYKKDLQWLIVHEHFSKIPSEKG, from the coding sequence TTGGTAGAAACTGATGAGGAAATTGTAAAGAAATTGGTATATAGGTCATTTGAGATTGGGAAAAGTAAGGATCTGCAGGCTATCCAGTCCCTGCATTATAATGACAAAAGGTTCTCAAAGTTCAATGAGACGCCCCCATACATGAGAATGGACTACAATGAAACATGTATGTATGAAGAGCTGTATTTTGCAAATGTATCAGACTATGACTTCAAGATCGAAGACCTGAGAGTGGATATGTTCAATGAGATGGCAATTGCGACATTTATTGTGGAACATACAGGTATGCTTGTAGACGATTATAGCTTCACTGGTAGAACCATGAGCATAAGATCACGTGCAACAATGGTCTTGTATAAGAAAGACTTGCAATGGCTGATCGTTCATGAACATTTTTCGAAAATTCCGTCCGAAAAGGGCTAA